From one Deltaproteobacteria bacterium genomic stretch:
- a CDS encoding TetR family transcriptional regulator C-terminal domain-containing protein, with protein sequence MPKIVDHEQSRAEFAQAVWRAIVELGIENATVRTVADYAGWSVGRLSHYFATKDDLLEYAMDFIGGEMQRRFDGHLRKLRGLAALRGVLGEVKPTTKHAREEWVFWIAFWGRATRNPQLASSQKRRHRAFRSVIVHCLEQARGDGELAPRLDLEDEAAAIAALSWGIGVLATFEARALTTNDIERELDARIDRLRARPRRKR encoded by the coding sequence GTGCCGAAGATCGTCGACCACGAGCAGAGCCGCGCCGAGTTCGCGCAAGCGGTGTGGCGCGCGATCGTCGAGCTCGGCATCGAGAACGCGACCGTGCGCACGGTCGCGGACTACGCGGGCTGGTCGGTGGGGCGCCTCTCGCACTACTTCGCCACGAAAGACGACCTGCTCGAGTACGCGATGGACTTCATCGGCGGCGAGATGCAGCGCCGGTTCGACGGACATCTCCGAAAGCTCCGCGGACTCGCCGCATTACGAGGGGTGCTCGGCGAGGTGAAGCCGACCACGAAGCACGCGCGCGAGGAGTGGGTGTTCTGGATCGCGTTCTGGGGGCGTGCGACGCGGAACCCTCAGCTCGCCTCCTCGCAGAAGCGCCGGCATCGAGCATTCCGCAGCGTGATCGTGCACTGCCTCGAGCAAGCGCGCGGCGACGGCGAGCTCGCGCCGCGGCTCGATCTCGAGGACGAGGCCGCAGCCATCGCGGCGCTGTCTTGGGGAATCGGCGTGCTCGCGACGTTCGAGGCTCGCGCGCTCACGACGAACGACATCGAGCGCGAGCTCGATGCTAGAATCGATCGCCTGAGAGCGCGCCCAAGGAGAAAGAGATGA
- a CDS encoding nitroreductase family deazaflavin-dependent oxidoreductase yields the protein MKRLGLIGSVALALACGGPIGPLAGGELSGTAATAALEPALVEDVTQVQLETNPDAPHSVNTWIGAASGAVYVPTSMIRGPLSPAERDWVKNVQADPRVRLRVDGTLYALRATRVEDAAEYEAARAALEAKYELGADDMDPAREIWLFRLEARE from the coding sequence ATGAAGCGCCTCGGGCTCATCGGATCCGTCGCGCTCGCGCTCGCTTGCGGCGGGCCCATCGGGCCGCTCGCCGGGGGCGAGTTATCAGGGACTGCCGCGACGGCGGCGCTCGAGCCCGCGCTCGTCGAGGACGTGACGCAAGTTCAGCTCGAAACGAACCCCGACGCGCCGCACTCCGTGAACACCTGGATCGGCGCCGCGAGTGGCGCGGTCTACGTGCCGACCTCGATGATCCGCGGCCCGCTCTCGCCCGCGGAACGGGACTGGGTGAAGAACGTGCAGGCCGATCCGCGCGTGCGGCTGCGCGTCGACGGCACGCTCTACGCGCTGCGCGCGACCCGCGTCGAAGACGCTGCCGAGTACGAAGCCGCGCGCGCGGCGCTCGAAGCGAAGTACGAGCTCGGCGCCGACGACATGGACCCCGCGCGCGAGATCTGGCTGTTTCGCCTCGAAGCGCGCGAGTAA
- a CDS encoding NAD(P)/FAD-dependent oxidoreductase, translated as MRTPRRIAARTGKRARAGRSLARRGPAVSASFRTSTQLADAYDVVVVGAGFGGLYALHRLRGDGFSVRVYEAGHGVGGTWFWNRYPGARCDVESLAYSYSFSRELELEWDWSERYATQPEILRYANHVADRFDLRRDIQFNTRVESAHWDEAASRWRVALSSGERVSAQFVVMATGCLSATNTPKFHGLDTFAGRIVHTGQWPEEGVDLAGKRVSIIGTGSSAVQSIPILAEQAAHLTVFQRTANYSMPSRNAPLEPSYQAEVKRTYAEFRKPYAGGDFGLDFDPNASLWANATPAERRTEFEKRWQIGGLGLVGSYADVFTSPEANDAVCEFIRGKIRETVRDPAVAELLSPHTFIGCKRPCADTGYFETFNRENVTLVDISQSQIDEITPPGVRANGREYAADVLVLATGFDAMTGALFRIDVRGRGGAELRNKWAEGPRTLLGLATEGFPNFFTITGPGSPSVLANMIMGIEQHVDWLADCFAHMRAHGLARIEAERAAEDEWVAHVNEIAGRTIYPTCNSWYLGANIPGKPRVFMPYLGFPRYKAKCDEIAAQGYVGFALA; from the coding sequence ATGAGAACTCCGCGTCGCATTGCCGCACGCACTGGCAAGCGCGCGCGCGCAGGGCGTAGCCTTGCCCGCAGAGGACCGGCAGTGAGCGCTTCGTTTCGCACGAGCACGCAGCTTGCGGACGCGTACGACGTAGTCGTCGTAGGCGCCGGCTTCGGCGGCCTCTACGCATTGCATCGGCTGCGGGGCGACGGCTTCTCGGTGCGCGTGTATGAGGCGGGCCACGGCGTCGGGGGTACGTGGTTCTGGAATCGCTACCCAGGCGCGCGCTGCGACGTCGAGAGCCTCGCGTACTCCTACTCGTTCTCGCGCGAGCTCGAGCTCGAGTGGGACTGGAGCGAGCGCTACGCGACGCAGCCCGAGATTCTTCGCTACGCGAACCACGTCGCCGATCGCTTCGATCTCCGGCGCGACATCCAGTTCAACACCCGCGTCGAGTCGGCGCACTGGGACGAAGCGGCCTCACGCTGGCGCGTCGCGCTCTCGAGCGGCGAGCGCGTGAGCGCGCAGTTCGTCGTGATGGCGACGGGCTGCCTTTCGGCGACGAACACGCCGAAGTTCCATGGCCTCGACACCTTCGCGGGCCGCATCGTGCACACCGGGCAGTGGCCAGAGGAGGGCGTCGACCTCGCGGGCAAGCGCGTCTCGATCATCGGCACCGGCTCTTCGGCGGTGCAGTCGATCCCGATCCTCGCCGAGCAGGCGGCTCACCTCACGGTGTTCCAGCGCACCGCGAACTACTCGATGCCGTCGCGCAATGCGCCGCTCGAGCCGAGTTATCAGGCGGAGGTGAAGCGGACCTACGCCGAGTTTCGCAAGCCGTACGCCGGCGGAGATTTCGGTCTCGACTTCGACCCGAACGCGAGCCTCTGGGCGAACGCGACGCCCGCAGAGCGGCGCACGGAGTTCGAGAAGCGCTGGCAGATCGGCGGGCTCGGGCTCGTGGGCTCCTACGCCGACGTGTTCACGAGCCCCGAAGCGAACGACGCCGTATGCGAGTTCATTCGCGGGAAGATCCGCGAGACGGTGCGCGACCCCGCCGTGGCGGAGCTGCTGTCGCCCCACACGTTCATCGGCTGCAAGCGCCCGTGCGCGGATACGGGCTACTTCGAGACGTTCAACCGCGAGAACGTGACGCTCGTGGACATCAGTCAGTCGCAGATCGACGAGATCACGCCGCCGGGCGTGCGCGCGAACGGGCGCGAGTACGCCGCCGACGTGCTCGTGCTCGCGACCGGCTTCGACGCGATGACCGGCGCGCTGTTCCGAATCGACGTTCGCGGGCGCGGCGGCGCGGAGCTCCGCAACAAGTGGGCCGAGGGGCCGCGCACGCTGCTCGGCCTCGCGACCGAGGGCTTCCCGAACTTCTTCACGATCACCGGCCCCGGCAGCCCCTCGGTGCTCGCGAACATGATCATGGGCATCGAGCAGCACGTGGACTGGCTCGCGGACTGCTTCGCGCACATGCGCGCGCACGGCCTCGCGCGGATCGAAGCCGAGCGCGCCGCCGAGGACGAATGGGTCGCGCACGTCAACGAGATCGCCGGCCGCACGATCTACCCGACCTGCAACTCCTGGTACCTCGGCGCGAACATCCCCGGGAAGCCGCGCGTGTTCATGCCGTACCTCGGCTTCCCGCGATACAAGGCGAAGTGCGACGAGATCGCCGCGCAGGGCTACGTGGGCTTCGCGCTCGCCTGA
- a CDS encoding glucose 1-dehydrogenase, with protein MTGLNGKVALVTGAASGIGLACARALAGEGARVFVADVDERGARDACATIAAAGAAASALALDVTDETAWTAAIARVRAEARALHVLVNNAGICIAAPLLELSYASWRRQLAVNLDGVFLGTKAALPLMVASGGGSIINVSSVAGLQGAPGLTGYCATKGGVRLFTKAVALECAQARNGVRVNSVHPGGIETPLWAKMASDGLAPPAGDPVIPSRMASTREAALAATPLGVVGTPDDIAAGVVYLASDGARFVTGTELVIDGGAFAG; from the coding sequence ATGACAGGCTTGAACGGGAAGGTCGCGCTCGTGACGGGCGCCGCGAGCGGGATCGGCCTCGCCTGCGCGCGAGCACTCGCCGGCGAGGGTGCGCGCGTCTTCGTCGCGGACGTGGACGAGCGCGGTGCGCGCGACGCATGCGCGACGATCGCAGCCGCTGGCGCCGCGGCATCTGCGCTCGCGCTCGACGTCACCGACGAAACGGCGTGGACGGCGGCCATCGCGCGCGTGCGTGCGGAGGCTCGCGCGCTGCACGTCCTCGTGAACAACGCAGGCATCTGCATCGCAGCGCCGTTGCTCGAGCTCTCGTACGCCTCGTGGCGCCGCCAGCTGGCGGTGAACCTCGACGGCGTCTTCCTCGGCACGAAGGCCGCGCTCCCGCTGATGGTCGCGTCGGGCGGCGGCTCGATCATCAACGTCTCGTCGGTCGCGGGCCTTCAGGGAGCGCCGGGGCTCACCGGTTACTGCGCCACCAAGGGTGGCGTGCGGCTCTTCACGAAGGCCGTCGCACTCGAATGCGCGCAGGCGCGCAACGGGGTGCGAGTGAACTCAGTGCACCCCGGCGGAATCGAGACGCCGCTTTGGGCGAAGATGGCGAGCGACGGCCTCGCTCCGCCGGCAGGCGACCCCGTCATTCCCTCGCGCATGGCGAGCACGCGCGAGGCGGCGCTCGCCGCGACACCACTCGGTGTCGTCGGCACGCCCGACGACATCGCCGCGGGCGTCGTCTACCTCGCGAGCGACGGCGCGCGCTTCGTGACCGGCACCGAGCTCGTGATCGACGGGGGCGCGTTCGCGGGCTGA
- a CDS encoding VOC family protein, with product MSDFTLQHLYHTIINCRDIEESVQFYRRLGFEVVSDRRDAVWPNGSGVSFGLGDTAGRGVLMILPSDPNGPMIDLIEWLEPKADFPEPSPSRVPRVIAFRTRNVPAAHRALAAQGVKFTTPEPTSIPAAGIVACACCYDPNGNIVELIELEPGLRHSRIKEVFTPPAKA from the coding sequence ATGAGCGACTTCACCCTGCAGCACCTCTATCACACGATCATCAACTGCAGGGACATCGAGGAGTCCGTGCAGTTCTACCGCCGGCTCGGCTTCGAGGTCGTCTCGGACCGGCGCGACGCCGTGTGGCCGAATGGCAGCGGCGTGTCGTTCGGCCTCGGCGACACCGCGGGCCGCGGTGTGCTCATGATCCTGCCGAGCGATCCGAACGGACCGATGATCGACTTGATCGAGTGGCTCGAGCCGAAGGCCGACTTCCCCGAGCCTTCTCCTTCGCGCGTGCCGCGCGTGATCGCGTTCCGCACGCGCAACGTGCCGGCCGCGCATCGCGCGCTCGCGGCGCAGGGCGTGAAGTTCACGACGCCCGAGCCCACGTCGATCCCGGCCGCGGGCATCGTCGCCTGCGCGTGTTGTTATGACCCGAACGGCAACATCGTCGAGCTGATCGAGCTCGAGCCGGGCCTGCGTCACTCGCGCATCAAGGAAGTGTTCACTCCGCCCGCGAAGGCCTGA
- a CDS encoding enoyl-CoA hydratase/isomerase family protein: MTEYKTLLVDDPAPRVRRITLNRPDKRNAISNELRAELLAALQAADRDDAISVSIVRGAGPCFSSGYDLKSDLLANQPYFTANVGLQWARHVSEGWMSLWDLAKPVIAQVHGFAMAGGLELVGACDLAYAASDAKLSHPVLKIAGLPDFAWFPVMLQPRHAMELHLTGRVYTGEEAERVGLVNRAFAPDELDARVLEIASAMAQTPLAVLSVNKRFVHTALEARGARATVRTGGDLQAGPHMQAVRQSAEQIMSKVKGGA; this comes from the coding sequence GTGACGGAATACAAGACGCTGCTCGTCGACGACCCCGCGCCCCGCGTGCGCCGCATCACGCTGAATCGCCCTGACAAGCGCAACGCGATCTCCAACGAGCTGCGCGCCGAGCTGCTCGCGGCGCTGCAGGCTGCGGACCGCGACGACGCGATCAGCGTCTCGATCGTGCGCGGCGCGGGGCCGTGCTTCTCGTCGGGCTACGACCTGAAGAGCGACCTGCTCGCGAACCAGCCGTACTTCACCGCGAACGTGGGCCTGCAGTGGGCGCGTCACGTGAGCGAGGGCTGGATGTCGCTGTGGGACCTCGCGAAGCCGGTGATCGCCCAGGTCCACGGCTTCGCGATGGCGGGCGGCCTCGAGCTGGTGGGCGCGTGCGACCTCGCCTACGCGGCGAGTGACGCCAAGCTCTCGCACCCCGTACTGAAGATTGCCGGCCTGCCGGACTTCGCGTGGTTTCCCGTGATGCTGCAGCCGCGACACGCGATGGAGCTGCATCTCACGGGTCGCGTGTACACGGGCGAAGAAGCCGAGCGCGTGGGCCTCGTGAATCGCGCGTTCGCGCCGGACGAGCTCGACGCGCGCGTGCTCGAGATCGCGAGCGCGATGGCGCAGACGCCCCTCGCCGTGCTCAGCGTGAACAAACGCTTCGTGCACACCGCGCTCGAAGCGCGCGGCGCGCGCGCGACCGTCCGCACCGGCGGCGATCTCCAAGCGGGCCCGCACATGCAGGCCGTGCGGCAGAGCGCGGAGCAGATCATGAGCAAGGTGAAGGGCGGGGCCTAG
- a CDS encoding M48 family metallopeptidase: MIELDGQLREAHGGRTKPVVVHAFEDGELHVEGAGPTRSLSAKTLRIGARAKDGSRAIALPDGATLALNADDELELWVARVQGGEAGAAAVRTRRALRAAGSMALTIGLIFAVVKFGVPAAASLVARGLPHAVDVKLGESVADTMDASFGPSELSEARRAEIRALFGRMRSFAPLAVEPRLEFRAGGAEVGANAFALPHGAIVVTDELVALAESDDELAAVLAHELGHVHHRHGVRALLQALGIGALAAGALGDFSGLAAAAPALLQLSYSREFEHEADGFAQRILAEAQLDPRALSRMLARLEAASGTGAIPAYLSTHPPAEERGLTLDGPR, encoded by the coding sequence GTGATCGAGCTCGATGGACAGCTGCGCGAGGCGCACGGCGGGCGCACGAAGCCCGTGGTGGTGCACGCGTTCGAGGACGGCGAGCTGCACGTCGAGGGCGCCGGCCCGACGCGCTCGCTCTCGGCGAAGACGCTGCGCATCGGCGCGCGCGCGAAGGACGGCTCGCGCGCAATCGCGCTGCCGGATGGCGCCACGCTCGCGCTGAACGCCGACGACGAGCTCGAGCTCTGGGTGGCGCGCGTGCAAGGCGGCGAGGCAGGCGCAGCCGCCGTGCGCACGCGGCGCGCGCTGCGCGCGGCCGGCTCGATGGCCCTGACAATCGGCCTGATCTTCGCCGTCGTGAAGTTCGGCGTGCCCGCAGCCGCCTCGCTCGTGGCGCGCGGCCTCCCGCACGCGGTAGACGTGAAGCTCGGCGAGAGCGTGGCAGACACGATGGACGCGTCGTTCGGGCCGAGCGAGCTGAGCGAAGCGCGCCGCGCCGAGATCCGCGCGCTGTTCGGGCGGATGCGCAGCTTCGCGCCGCTCGCCGTCGAGCCGCGCCTCGAGTTCCGCGCGGGCGGCGCCGAGGTCGGCGCCAACGCGTTCGCGCTGCCGCACGGCGCGATCGTCGTGACCGATGAGCTCGTCGCGCTCGCAGAGAGCGACGACGAGCTTGCCGCGGTGCTCGCGCACGAGCTCGGCCACGTGCATCACCGCCACGGTGTGCGCGCGCTGCTCCAGGCGCTCGGCATCGGCGCGCTCGCGGCCGGCGCGCTCGGCGACTTCAGCGGCCTCGCTGCCGCCGCGCCCGCGCTGCTGCAGCTCTCCTACTCGCGCGAGTTCGAGCACGAAGCCGACGGCTTCGCGCAGCGCATCCTGGCCGAAGCCCAGCTCGACCCCCGCGCGCTCTCGCGCATGCTCGCGCGCCTCGAAGCCGCGAGCGGCACCGGCGCGATCCCGGCGTACTTGTCGACGCATCCGCCCGCAGAAGAGCGCGGCCTCACGCTGGATGGCCCGCGGTGA
- a CDS encoding 4-hydroxyphenylacetate 3-hydroxylase, with product MMTGAQYKASLNDGRATYFEGKRIDDIEGDPVLGHTVNEIAATYDRFYAPGPDARSPLMSVARSAQDLRDRIPILHQADLVANVTYQSIMTLMTAAAKISDCPKYVERIGAYVDRAQKDDIRIVECITDAKGDRSLAPGKQHDPDAYVRVVDRKPGGVVIRGAKLHISGASYAHDLMTIPTKAMKAGEEAYAIACVVPVSSPGVRIVNTTYAPRGGDARTFPISAHHHMPEGFVIFDDVFVPEERVFLDGETRHAAIFAHSLGLWERLGGLSAFVEEGDQLVGFAQLMAEANGLAGEPHIREKISEMIIHATILRAGLEAAIANCSITPEGAASPDELYTNAAKYYGAANYNLMVRHLHDIAGGAVVTTPAMADLENGEVGHLVRKYMSTGPGVDGEYRMRLFHAIRDLTADSLGGWKAVTNIQAGGGLYAQRIVTRRYYDLAGAKKKALAHARIENAPDLSKKR from the coding sequence ATGATGACCGGCGCGCAGTACAAGGCTTCGCTGAACGACGGACGCGCGACCTACTTCGAAGGCAAGCGCATCGACGACATCGAGGGCGACCCGGTGCTCGGCCACACGGTGAACGAGATCGCGGCCACCTACGACCGCTTCTACGCGCCCGGACCCGACGCGCGCAGCCCGCTGATGAGCGTGGCGCGCTCGGCGCAGGATCTGCGCGACCGCATCCCGATCCTCCACCAGGCCGATCTCGTCGCGAACGTCACTTATCAATCGATCATGACGCTGATGACCGCTGCGGCGAAGATCAGCGACTGCCCGAAGTACGTGGAGCGCATCGGCGCGTACGTCGATCGCGCGCAGAAGGACGACATCCGCATCGTCGAGTGCATCACCGACGCGAAGGGCGACCGCTCGCTCGCGCCCGGCAAGCAGCACGATCCCGACGCCTACGTGCGCGTGGTCGACCGCAAGCCCGGCGGCGTCGTGATTCGCGGCGCGAAGCTGCACATCTCGGGCGCGTCGTACGCGCACGACCTGATGACGATTCCGACCAAGGCGATGAAGGCGGGCGAAGAGGCGTACGCGATCGCGTGCGTGGTGCCGGTGAGCTCGCCGGGCGTGCGCATCGTGAACACGACCTACGCGCCGCGCGGCGGCGACGCGCGCACGTTCCCGATCTCGGCGCATCACCACATGCCCGAAGGTTTCGTGATCTTCGACGACGTGTTCGTGCCCGAGGAGCGCGTGTTCCTCGACGGCGAGACGCGCCACGCCGCGATCTTTGCCCACTCGCTCGGCCTGTGGGAGCGCCTCGGCGGGCTCTCCGCATTCGTGGAAGAGGGCGATCAGCTGGTCGGTTTCGCGCAGCTGATGGCGGAGGCGAACGGCCTCGCGGGCGAGCCGCACATCCGCGAGAAGATCTCCGAGATGATCATTCACGCGACGATCCTGCGCGCCGGACTCGAGGCGGCGATCGCGAACTGCTCGATCACGCCGGAAGGCGCGGCGTCGCCCGACGAGCTCTACACGAACGCGGCGAAGTATTACGGCGCCGCGAACTACAACCTGATGGTTCGCCACCTGCACGACATCGCGGGCGGCGCAGTCGTTACGACGCCGGCGATGGCCGATCTCGAGAACGGCGAGGTCGGCCACCTCGTGCGCAAGTACATGTCGACGGGCCCCGGCGTCGACGGCGAGTACCGCATGCGGCTGTTCCACGCGATCCGCGATCTCACGGCGGACTCGCTCGGCGGCTGGAAGGCGGTGACGAACATCCAGGCGGGCGGCGGCCTCTACGCGCAGCGCATCGTGACGCGCAGGTACTACGACCTCGCAGGCGCGAAGAAGAAGGCGCTCGCGCACGCGCGCATCGAGAACGCGCCGGATCTCTCGAAGAAGCGCTGA
- a CDS encoding cytochrome P450, whose product MEAAALDPLFDEFSKIGSLGPPDPYAFFGAMRKQGPVLPSPMGDGSLLALGYDAVSQVFRDSRTYSSTGYANVVGKVFGHSILEMDPPEHTRYRALVQQAFTRRSLELWRDKLVVPYANELIDAIAPKGRADLTREFAFPFPLAIIAGMLDVPERDRLEYMRLAIEILSGEAGATKALHASKALADYFAPRIEAARGKPGEDLITLLANAELDGARLSVEEILPFIRLLSPAAFETTARAFSNLMCALLNNPEQLDAVQRDKKLIPQAVQEGLRWEPPLVAFSRWATRDTELCGVPVKAGCAVAPIVGAANRDPERWENPDAFDIHRPAKPHIAFAMGAHTCLGMHLATLELETALELLLKRLPNLRRDPDAPAPKITGGSFRTAISLPVVF is encoded by the coding sequence GTGGAAGCCGCCGCGCTCGACCCGCTGTTCGATGAGTTCTCGAAAATTGGCTCGCTGGGCCCACCCGATCCGTACGCGTTCTTCGGCGCGATGCGGAAGCAAGGCCCCGTGCTCCCGAGTCCGATGGGCGACGGCTCCCTGCTCGCGCTCGGCTACGACGCGGTGTCGCAGGTGTTCCGCGACTCCCGCACCTACTCGTCCACGGGCTACGCGAACGTCGTCGGCAAAGTGTTCGGGCACAGCATCCTCGAGATGGATCCGCCCGAGCACACCCGCTATCGCGCGCTCGTGCAGCAAGCGTTCACGCGCCGCTCGCTCGAGCTCTGGCGCGACAAGCTCGTAGTGCCATACGCGAACGAACTCATCGACGCGATCGCGCCGAAGGGCCGTGCGGACCTAACAAGGGAGTTCGCGTTTCCGTTCCCGCTCGCGATCATCGCGGGCATGCTCGATGTGCCGGAGCGCGATCGGCTCGAGTACATGCGCCTCGCGATCGAGATCCTCTCCGGCGAAGCGGGCGCCACGAAGGCGCTGCACGCGAGCAAGGCGCTCGCCGACTACTTCGCGCCGCGCATCGAAGCCGCGCGCGGCAAGCCGGGCGAGGATCTCATCACGCTGCTCGCGAACGCCGAGCTCGACGGCGCCCGGCTCAGCGTGGAGGAGATCCTCCCGTTCATCCGCTTGCTCTCGCCAGCGGCGTTCGAGACGACCGCGCGCGCGTTTTCGAACCTGATGTGCGCGCTGCTGAACAACCCCGAGCAGCTCGACGCCGTGCAGCGCGACAAGAAGCTGATTCCGCAGGCGGTGCAGGAGGGCCTGCGCTGGGAGCCGCCGCTCGTCGCGTTCTCGCGCTGGGCCACGCGCGACACCGAGCTGTGCGGCGTGCCGGTGAAGGCGGGCTGCGCGGTCGCGCCGATCGTGGGCGCCGCGAACCGCGACCCCGAGCGCTGGGAGAACCCCGACGCGTTCGACATCCACCGCCCCGCGAAGCCGCACATCGCCTTCGCGATGGGCGCGCACACCTGCCTCGGCATGCACCTCGCGACGCTCGAGCTCGAGACCGCGCTCGAGTTGTTACTGAAACGCCTCCCGAACCTGCGTCGCGACCCAGACGCGCCGGCGCCCAAGATCACGGGCGGCAGCTTCCGCACCGCGATCTCGTTGCCGGTGGTGTTCTGA